One Arthrobacter sp. StoSoilB20 DNA segment encodes these proteins:
- the serA gene encoding phosphoglycerate dehydrogenase — protein MSASKPVVLLAEELSPATVEALGPDFEIRQTDGADRSQLLSAIADVDAILVRSATQVDAEAIAAAKNLKVIARAGVGLDNVDIKAAATQAGVMVVNAPTSNIVSAAELTVGHILSLARHIPQASSALKNGEWKRSKYTGIELFEKKIGIIGLGRIGALVAARLQGFDTQILAYDPYITSARAAQLGVKLVTLDELLENSDFITIHMPKTPETVGMLGADAFRKMKETAYVVNVARGGLVDEEALHIALKEGQIAGAGVDVFVKEPSTDLPFFEFDNVIVTPHLGASTDEAQEKAGVSVAKSVRLALAGELVPDAVNVAGGVIAPDVRPGIPLIEKLGRIFTALTHASLTQIDVEVAGEISSLDVKVLELAALKGVFADVVTEQVSYVNAPVIAEQRGINTRLITTPDAEDYRNVLTIRGALSDGSQISVAGTLTGPKQVEKLVGVNGYDVEIPISEHLVVVAYADRPGVIGTIGHILGMNNINIGGMQVARQTEGGQVLALLTIDSSVPQQVLEAIKAGIGADMVREVDLED, from the coding sequence GTGTCAGCCAGCAAACCCGTCGTCCTCCTCGCCGAGGAACTTTCGCCCGCCACAGTCGAGGCTTTGGGCCCGGACTTTGAAATCCGACAGACCGACGGCGCAGACCGTTCGCAGCTGCTGTCCGCAATCGCCGACGTCGATGCCATCCTGGTCCGCTCGGCTACCCAGGTGGACGCCGAAGCCATTGCCGCCGCGAAGAACCTGAAGGTCATCGCCCGTGCCGGCGTCGGACTGGACAACGTGGACATCAAGGCCGCCGCCACGCAGGCAGGCGTCATGGTGGTCAACGCCCCGACGTCCAACATCGTCTCCGCAGCCGAGCTGACCGTTGGCCACATCCTCAGCTTGGCACGCCACATTCCGCAGGCGAGCTCCGCGCTGAAGAATGGCGAGTGGAAGCGCTCCAAGTACACGGGCATCGAACTCTTCGAAAAGAAGATCGGCATCATCGGCCTGGGCCGCATCGGTGCTTTGGTGGCAGCGCGCCTGCAGGGCTTCGATACCCAGATCCTGGCGTACGACCCCTACATCACCTCGGCCCGTGCCGCCCAGCTGGGCGTCAAGCTGGTCACCCTGGACGAACTCCTGGAGAATTCCGACTTCATCACCATCCACATGCCCAAGACGCCCGAAACAGTGGGGATGCTGGGCGCTGATGCTTTCCGCAAGATGAAGGAAACCGCCTACGTGGTCAACGTAGCCCGCGGCGGCCTCGTGGATGAAGAAGCACTCCACATTGCGTTGAAGGAAGGCCAGATTGCCGGAGCCGGCGTTGACGTCTTCGTCAAGGAGCCCAGCACCGACCTGCCGTTCTTCGAGTTCGACAACGTCATCGTGACTCCGCACCTGGGCGCTTCAACGGACGAAGCCCAGGAGAAGGCCGGGGTTTCCGTGGCCAAATCGGTTCGCTTGGCCCTTGCCGGTGAGCTGGTGCCCGACGCCGTGAACGTCGCCGGCGGAGTCATCGCCCCGGATGTCCGCCCGGGCATCCCGCTGATTGAAAAGCTGGGCCGCATCTTCACCGCACTGACGCACGCTTCGCTCACCCAGATCGACGTCGAAGTTGCAGGCGAGATTTCCTCGCTGGATGTCAAAGTGCTCGAGCTTGCTGCACTGAAGGGCGTTTTCGCCGATGTGGTCACCGAACAGGTCTCTTACGTCAACGCCCCTGTGATCGCCGAACAGCGCGGCATCAACACCCGCCTGATCACCACTCCGGATGCTGAGGACTACCGCAACGTCCTGACCATCCGTGGTGCCCTCAGCGATGGCTCCCAGATCTCCGTAGCCGGAACCCTCACGGGTCCCAAGCAGGTGGAAAAGCTGGTGGGCGTCAACGGGTACGACGTCGAAATCCCCATCAGCGAGCACTTGGTGGTGGTGGCCTACGCGGACCGTCCCGGCGTTATCGGCACCATCGGACACATCCTGGGCATGAACAACATCAATATCGGCGGCATGCAGGTTGCCCGCCAGACCGAAGGCGGCCAGGTTCTTGCCCTGCTGACCATCGACAGCTCCGTGCCACAGCAGGTCCTGGAAGCCATCAAGGCCGGCATTGGCGCGGACATGGTCCGGGAAGTGGACCTGGAGGACTAG
- the ilvC gene encoding ketol-acid reductoisomerase, which translates to MTEMFYDDDADLSIIQGRKVAIVGYGSQGHAHALNLRDSGVEVVIALKDGSKSAAKAEDAGFTVKNVADAAEWADVIMILAPDQHQRAIYNDSIKDKLTEGKALAFAHGFNIRFGYIEAPAGVDVILIAPKAPGHTVRREFEAGRGIPDIIAVEQDASGSAWDLAKSYAKAIGGTRAGVIKTTFTEETETDLFGEQSVLCGGVSQLVQYGFETLTEAGYQPQIAYFEVLHELKLIVDLMWEGGIAKQRWSVSDTAEYGDYVSGPRVITPEVKENMKAVLADIQSGAFAKRFIDDQDNGGTEFKELRAKAEQHPIEEVGRELRSLFSWQQQDADYVEGSAAR; encoded by the coding sequence GTGACTGAAATGTTCTACGACGACGACGCAGACCTGTCGATCATCCAGGGCCGCAAAGTAGCCATCGTTGGCTACGGCTCCCAGGGCCACGCCCACGCGCTTAACCTGCGCGATTCCGGCGTCGAGGTTGTTATTGCGCTGAAGGACGGCTCCAAGTCGGCCGCCAAGGCAGAGGACGCCGGCTTCACCGTCAAGAACGTTGCGGACGCCGCCGAATGGGCAGATGTCATCATGATCCTGGCACCGGACCAGCACCAGCGCGCGATCTACAACGACTCCATCAAGGACAAGCTGACCGAGGGCAAGGCACTTGCTTTCGCCCACGGCTTCAACATCCGCTTCGGCTACATCGAGGCTCCGGCCGGCGTTGACGTCATCCTGATCGCACCGAAGGCGCCGGGCCACACGGTTCGCCGCGAATTCGAAGCCGGCCGCGGTATCCCGGACATCATTGCAGTGGAGCAGGACGCCTCAGGCTCGGCCTGGGACCTGGCGAAGTCCTACGCCAAGGCTATCGGTGGTACCCGCGCCGGTGTCATCAAGACCACCTTCACCGAAGAGACCGAAACCGACCTCTTCGGCGAGCAGTCCGTTCTTTGTGGCGGCGTTTCCCAGCTGGTCCAGTACGGCTTTGAAACCCTGACCGAAGCCGGCTACCAGCCGCAGATCGCCTACTTCGAGGTCCTCCACGAGCTCAAGCTCATTGTTGACCTCATGTGGGAGGGCGGCATCGCCAAGCAGCGCTGGAGCGTTTCGGACACCGCAGAGTACGGCGACTACGTCTCCGGCCCGCGCGTCATCACCCCCGAGGTGAAGGAAAACATGAAGGCTGTCCTCGCCGACATCCAGAGCGGTGCGTTCGCCAAGCGCTTCATCGACGACCAGGACAACGGCGGTACCGAGTTCAAGGAACTTCGCGCCAAGGCAGAGCAGCACCCGATCGAAGAGGTCGGCCGCGAACTGCGCTCCCTCTTCTCCTGGCAGCAGCAGGACGCTGACTACGTTGAAGGTTCCGCAGCCCGCTGA
- the ilvN gene encoding acetolactate synthase small subunit translates to MTRHTLSVLVEDKPGVLTRVASLFARRAFNINSLAVGPTEVPGMSRMTVVVDADGDLIEQVTKQLNKLVNVIKIVELTSESSVQRDHILVKVRADAATRLQVTQAADLFRAAVVDVSTDSLVIEATGTPEKLAALLSVLEPFGIREIVQSGTLAVGRGSRSMSDRALRSA, encoded by the coding sequence ATGACCCGCCACACACTGTCCGTTCTGGTAGAAGACAAGCCCGGCGTGCTGACCCGCGTGGCCAGCCTGTTTGCCCGGCGCGCGTTCAACATCAATTCCCTGGCTGTGGGACCCACCGAGGTCCCTGGCATGTCCCGCATGACGGTTGTCGTCGACGCCGACGGCGACCTGATCGAGCAGGTCACCAAGCAGCTCAATAAGTTGGTCAACGTCATCAAGATCGTTGAGCTGACTTCCGAATCTTCCGTACAACGTGACCACATCCTGGTCAAAGTACGTGCGGATGCCGCGACACGCCTGCAGGTTACCCAGGCTGCAGACCTGTTCCGTGCCGCAGTCGTCGACGTGTCCACAGACTCGTTGGTGATCGAGGCAACCGGTACCCCCGAGAAGCTCGCCGCACTGCTTTCAGTGCTCGAGCCGTTCGGCATCCGTGAAATCGTGCAGTCCGGCACCTTGGCCGTTGGACGGGGATCCCGCTCCATGAGTGACAGGGCGCTCCGCTCCGCGTGA
- a CDS encoding acetolactate synthase large subunit: MSKGSPISPSLMAAKSAGAHKAPEKVDRTAEAVVVDAAAPLSPVLGPNTVVPPTVMSGSQAIVRSLEELGVDDIFGLPGGAILPTYDPLMASSMNHILVRHEQGAGHAAQGYAMVTGRVGVCIATSGPGATNLVTAIMDAHMDSVPMVAITGQVSSGVIGTDAFQEADIVGITMPITKHSFLVTDPNDIPHVMAEAFHLASTGRPGPVLVDIAKDAQVGQMTFSWPPKVDLPGYRPVVRGHNKQVREAAKLIAAASKPVLYVGGGVVKGHASAELMELALATGAPVVTTLMARGAFPDSHPQHVGMPGMHGSVSAVTALQQADLLITLGARFDDRVTGVLKTFAPFAKVIHADIDPAEISKNRTADVPIVGSVKEIIPELTEAVKTQFELSGTPDLDSWWAFLGNLRDTYPLGWTEPEDGLTAPQRVIKRIGELTGPEGIYVAGVGQHQMWAAQFIKYERPHAWLNSGGAGTMGYSVPAAMGAKVGEPDRVVWAIDGDGCFQMTNQELATCAINNIPIKVAIINNSSLGMVRQWQTLFYEGRYSNTDLNTGHDTVRIPDFVKLADAYGCAALRCERDEDIDATIQKALEINDRPVVIDFVVSPNSMVWPMVPSGVSNDQIQVARNMTPEWEEED; encoded by the coding sequence ATGAGCAAAGGATCGCCGATCAGCCCCTCGCTGATGGCTGCAAAGTCCGCTGGAGCCCACAAAGCTCCGGAAAAGGTCGACCGTACGGCTGAGGCCGTCGTCGTCGACGCTGCTGCACCTCTCTCTCCTGTACTTGGGCCGAACACCGTTGTACCCCCAACGGTGATGTCCGGCTCGCAAGCAATTGTCCGCTCGCTCGAAGAACTCGGCGTGGACGATATTTTCGGTTTGCCCGGTGGCGCGATCCTGCCCACCTACGACCCCTTGATGGCCTCCAGCATGAATCACATCCTGGTCCGTCACGAACAGGGAGCCGGCCACGCCGCGCAAGGCTACGCCATGGTTACCGGACGGGTTGGAGTTTGCATCGCCACCTCCGGCCCCGGTGCCACCAACCTCGTTACCGCCATCATGGATGCCCACATGGACTCCGTGCCGATGGTGGCCATCACCGGACAGGTCTCCAGTGGAGTCATCGGCACCGATGCCTTCCAGGAAGCTGACATCGTGGGTATCACGATGCCCATCACCAAGCACTCGTTCCTGGTGACGGACCCCAACGACATCCCGCATGTGATGGCCGAGGCATTCCACCTCGCCTCCACGGGTCGTCCGGGCCCGGTCCTGGTGGACATCGCCAAGGACGCCCAAGTGGGCCAGATGACGTTCTCCTGGCCTCCGAAGGTGGACCTGCCGGGCTACCGTCCCGTGGTGCGTGGACACAACAAGCAGGTCCGCGAAGCTGCCAAGCTGATCGCTGCTGCCAGCAAGCCCGTGCTGTACGTCGGCGGCGGCGTGGTCAAGGGCCATGCCTCGGCCGAACTCATGGAACTTGCCCTGGCTACCGGCGCTCCCGTGGTTACCACCTTGATGGCCCGTGGTGCTTTCCCTGATTCGCACCCGCAACATGTCGGCATGCCCGGTATGCACGGCTCGGTCTCCGCCGTGACCGCACTTCAGCAAGCAGACCTCCTGATCACCCTTGGGGCCCGCTTTGATGACCGCGTGACGGGCGTGCTGAAGACCTTCGCCCCGTTTGCCAAGGTCATCCACGCTGACATCGACCCGGCTGAGATCTCCAAGAACCGCACCGCCGACGTCCCGATCGTTGGTTCGGTCAAGGAGATCATTCCCGAACTCACCGAAGCCGTGAAGACGCAGTTTGAATTGAGCGGAACACCGGACCTGGATTCCTGGTGGGCCTTCCTCGGCAACTTGCGCGATACGTACCCGCTGGGCTGGACCGAGCCGGAAGACGGACTCACCGCACCGCAGCGCGTCATCAAGCGGATCGGTGAACTCACAGGTCCCGAAGGCATCTACGTTGCCGGCGTGGGCCAGCACCAGATGTGGGCTGCCCAGTTCATCAAGTACGAACGGCCGCACGCCTGGCTGAACTCCGGTGGAGCAGGAACCATGGGATACTCGGTTCCGGCGGCCATGGGTGCCAAGGTCGGTGAACCGGATCGCGTGGTCTGGGCCATCGACGGTGACGGCTGCTTCCAGATGACAAACCAGGAACTGGCCACCTGTGCCATCAACAACATCCCCATCAAGGTGGCCATCATCAATAACTCCTCGCTGGGCATGGTCCGCCAATGGCAGACGCTGTTCTACGAGGGCCGCTACTCCAACACGGACCTGAACACAGGCCACGACACCGTCCGGATTCCGGACTTCGTGAAGCTGGCCGACGCCTACGGTTGCGCTGCACTGCGGTGCGAGCGTGACGAGGACATTGACGCCACTATCCAGAAGGCACTCGAGATCAATGACCGCCCCGTGGTCATCGACTTCGTGGTCAGCCCCAACTCGATGGTGTGGCCCATGGTGCCTTCAGGTGTCAGCAATGACCAGATCCAGGTTGCCCGCAACATGACCCCGGAATGGGAAGAGGAGGACTAG
- the ilvD gene encoding dihydroxy-acid dehydratase, which yields MSDTEIATHTTPDIKPRSRVVTDGIHAAPARGMFRAVGMGDDDFAKPQIGVASSWNEITPCNLSLNRLAQGAKEGVHAGGGFPMQFGTISVSDGISMGHEGMHFSLVSREVIADSVETVMQAERIDGSVLLAGCDKSLPGMLMAAARLDLASVFLYAGSIMPGWVKLEDGSEKEVTLIDAFEAVGACAAGKMSMEDLTRIEKAICPGEGACGGMYTANTMACIGEALGMSLPGSAAPPSADRRRDDFARKSGEAVVNLLRLGITARDIMTKKAFENAIAVTMAFGGSTNAVLHLLAIAREAEVELTLDDFNRIGDKIPHLGDLKPFGRYVMTDVDKIGGVPVIMKALLDAGLLHGDCLTVTGKTLAENLASINPPDLDGKILRALDNPIHKTGGITILHGSMAPEGAVVKSAGFDADVFEGTARVFEREQGALTALDNGEIHKGDVVVIRYEGPKGGPGMREMLAITGAIKGAGLGKDVLLLTDGRFSGGTTGLCIGHVAPEAVDGGPIAFVKDGDRIRVDIAARSFDLLVDEAELEARKEGWEPLPAKFTKGVLAKYAKLVHSASTGAYCG from the coding sequence ATGAGTGACACTGAGATTGCGACACACACCACGCCGGATATCAAGCCACGCAGCCGGGTGGTCACTGACGGCATCCACGCTGCACCTGCCCGTGGGATGTTCCGTGCAGTGGGCATGGGGGACGACGACTTCGCCAAACCCCAGATCGGCGTCGCCAGTTCCTGGAATGAAATTACCCCCTGCAACCTCTCCCTTAACCGGCTTGCACAAGGCGCCAAGGAAGGCGTCCATGCCGGTGGGGGCTTTCCCATGCAGTTCGGCACGATTTCCGTCTCGGACGGCATTTCCATGGGGCATGAAGGCATGCACTTCTCTCTGGTTTCCCGCGAAGTCATTGCCGACTCCGTGGAAACGGTGATGCAGGCCGAACGGATCGACGGTTCGGTCCTGCTGGCCGGTTGCGACAAATCACTTCCCGGAATGCTGATGGCTGCTGCCCGCCTGGACCTCGCATCGGTGTTCCTCTACGCCGGGTCCATCATGCCCGGCTGGGTCAAGCTTGAGGACGGCTCGGAAAAGGAAGTCACCCTCATCGATGCCTTCGAAGCTGTCGGTGCCTGCGCTGCAGGCAAGATGAGCATGGAAGACCTCACCCGGATCGAAAAAGCCATTTGCCCGGGCGAAGGTGCCTGCGGCGGTATGTACACGGCGAACACCATGGCCTGCATCGGCGAAGCCTTGGGGATGTCCCTTCCCGGTTCCGCCGCCCCGCCTTCGGCAGACCGGCGTCGTGATGACTTCGCCCGTAAGTCCGGGGAAGCGGTGGTGAACCTGCTGCGCCTGGGGATCACAGCCCGGGACATCATGACCAAGAAGGCCTTTGAAAACGCCATTGCGGTAACCATGGCTTTCGGTGGTTCCACCAATGCCGTCCTGCACTTGCTGGCAATTGCCCGCGAGGCAGAAGTCGAGCTGACCCTTGATGACTTCAACCGTATCGGTGACAAGATTCCCCACCTTGGCGACCTGAAGCCTTTTGGCCGCTACGTCATGACCGATGTGGACAAGATTGGCGGCGTTCCCGTCATCATGAAGGCACTGCTCGACGCCGGCCTGCTGCATGGCGACTGCCTCACCGTCACCGGCAAGACCCTCGCCGAGAACCTCGCCTCCATCAACCCGCCGGACCTCGACGGCAAGATCCTCCGGGCGCTGGACAACCCCATCCACAAGACCGGCGGCATCACCATCCTCCACGGCTCCATGGCACCTGAAGGCGCAGTGGTGAAGAGCGCCGGCTTCGACGCCGACGTCTTCGAAGGCACCGCCCGCGTATTCGAGCGTGAACAAGGCGCCCTCACTGCGCTGGACAACGGCGAAATCCATAAGGGTGACGTGGTGGTGATCCGCTACGAAGGCCCCAAGGGCGGCCCCGGCATGCGCGAGATGCTGGCCATTACCGGCGCCATCAAGGGGGCAGGGCTGGGCAAGGATGTCCTGCTGCTCACCGATGGCCGGTTCTCCGGCGGCACAACCGGACTCTGCATTGGCCACGTTGCCCCTGAAGCGGTCGACGGCGGTCCCATCGCCTTTGTGAAGGACGGGGACCGCATCCGCGTCGACATCGCTGCACGCTCGTTCGACCTCCTGGTGGACGAGGCGGAGCTCGAAGCCCGCAAGGAGGGCTGGGAGCCGCTGCCGGCGAAGTTCACCAAGGGTGTCCTTGCCAAGTACGCCAAGCTTGTCCACAGCGCCTCAACGGGGGCGTACTGCGGATAA
- a CDS encoding LysR family transcriptional regulator, with protein MDFKRLQILRELADRQSVGATAEAMNVTASAVSQQLKTLQAEIGVVLVEKVGRGVQLTEAGYAMAAAAADIATAMARAESTIDTYRKGWQTRVSAAFFPSAAEMLLPGVLHRVSAVEGLTFDAYFEDPGTAHFAPLVADYDIVLAHSVDGPDVFARQGPTVVPLLEEALDVAMPAGHPLAAKARLSPGDVVDYPWIGVPEGFPFDTVLRQIELHAGRQARRGQRYPDLRVLEALVVAGHGICLLPRYTARASARRGLVLRPLTDVKASRSIVALSRQEVAARGTIAMVLDMLRNEAAAIARELQDAPGRT; from the coding sequence ATGGATTTCAAGAGGCTGCAGATTCTGCGCGAGTTGGCAGACCGGCAAAGCGTCGGTGCCACAGCTGAAGCAATGAATGTCACGGCTTCTGCCGTCTCGCAGCAATTGAAGACACTGCAGGCGGAAATCGGTGTTGTGCTGGTGGAAAAAGTCGGCCGGGGCGTCCAGTTGACCGAAGCTGGATATGCCATGGCGGCCGCTGCTGCGGACATAGCCACTGCAATGGCGCGCGCTGAGTCCACCATCGACACCTACAGGAAAGGCTGGCAGACCCGTGTCTCGGCGGCTTTCTTCCCCAGTGCCGCCGAAATGCTCCTGCCCGGGGTGCTGCATCGGGTATCCGCGGTGGAAGGGCTGACTTTTGACGCGTACTTCGAAGACCCGGGAACCGCCCACTTCGCGCCGCTGGTGGCGGACTACGACATTGTCCTGGCCCACAGCGTGGATGGGCCGGACGTATTTGCCCGCCAAGGACCGACGGTTGTCCCGCTGCTCGAAGAGGCCCTGGACGTCGCCATGCCCGCCGGACATCCGCTGGCAGCGAAGGCACGTTTGAGCCCGGGGGATGTGGTTGACTACCCGTGGATCGGCGTGCCGGAGGGGTTTCCCTTCGACACTGTCCTTCGCCAGATCGAGCTCCATGCAGGCCGTCAAGCCAGGCGCGGCCAGCGGTATCCGGACCTGCGGGTATTGGAAGCGCTGGTGGTCGCCGGCCACGGGATCTGCCTCCTGCCGCGCTATACCGCCCGGGCCAGTGCCCGGCGTGGACTGGTGCTCCGGCCGTTGACTGACGTGAAAGCCAGCAGGAGCATTGTTGCCCTGTCCCGTCAGGAGGTTGCAGCCAGGGGCACAATCGCCATGGTCCTTGACATGCTCAGGAACGAGGCCGCGGCGATCGCCAGGGAGCTCCAGGATGCTCCCGGGCGAACCTGA
- a CDS encoding PQQ-dependent sugar dehydrogenase, whose translation MGRHARAARSLRAFLPACAIALVLAGCTGSPSAPGTAATPNPSSSPDGPGTPVVTEKLDVGLQLPWSVVFLPDGTAVVSERDSAQVKAIRDGQARTVGEVPGVEPGGEGGLLGLALSPSFGSDRWLYAYFTSATDNRIARMTLMQGPDGSLSLGEPEVVFSGISKASTHNGGRIRFGPDGFLYAGTGDSQRREQPQDINALGGKILRLTPDGRPAPGNPFGDNPVFSYGHRNVQGLAWDNEGRLWASEFGPDVDDELNLITPGGNYGWPTVTGAPGRSGLIDAKVVWPSTSEASPSGLEIVGNVAYTGALRGQRLWSVPLDEETAGKPVAYFTGQYGRLRDVARAPDGTLWVISNNRNPDFALILRVSP comes from the coding sequence ATGGGCAGGCACGCACGGGCAGCACGCAGTTTGCGCGCGTTCCTTCCGGCCTGTGCCATTGCCCTGGTGCTGGCAGGCTGTACGGGCAGCCCGTCAGCGCCAGGAACAGCGGCGACGCCAAACCCAAGCTCCAGCCCCGATGGACCCGGGACTCCTGTCGTCACTGAAAAGCTCGACGTCGGGTTGCAGCTGCCGTGGTCGGTGGTGTTCCTCCCGGACGGAACAGCAGTGGTGTCCGAGCGCGACTCCGCCCAAGTCAAAGCGATCAGGGACGGGCAGGCCCGTACGGTAGGTGAGGTTCCCGGCGTCGAACCGGGAGGTGAAGGCGGCCTCCTGGGCCTTGCGTTGTCTCCATCCTTCGGCAGTGACCGCTGGCTGTATGCGTACTTCACCTCCGCCACCGACAACCGGATTGCCAGGATGACCCTGATGCAGGGCCCGGATGGCTCGTTGTCCCTGGGCGAGCCGGAGGTTGTCTTCTCCGGAATTTCCAAGGCATCCACCCACAACGGCGGCCGGATCCGCTTTGGTCCAGACGGTTTCCTGTATGCAGGCACGGGGGATTCACAGCGGCGGGAACAGCCCCAGGACATCAACGCTTTGGGCGGCAAGATCCTGCGCCTTACCCCTGATGGGCGGCCTGCCCCGGGCAATCCCTTCGGCGACAATCCCGTGTTCAGCTACGGGCACAGGAACGTCCAAGGACTGGCATGGGACAACGAGGGCAGGCTATGGGCCAGCGAGTTCGGACCTGACGTGGATGATGAATTGAACCTGATCACCCCGGGTGGCAACTACGGGTGGCCCACTGTGACCGGAGCTCCGGGCAGGAGCGGCCTGATTGATGCCAAGGTGGTGTGGCCTTCAACGTCCGAAGCGTCTCCGAGCGGACTGGAGATTGTTGGCAACGTGGCCTACACAGGTGCCCTTCGTGGCCAACGGCTGTGGAGCGTGCCGCTCGACGAAGAGACGGCAGGAAAACCTGTGGCTTATTTCACAGGACAATATGGGCGCCTCAGGGATGTTGCCCGGGCCCCCGACGGCACCCTGTGGGTGATCAGTAACAACCGGAACCCCGACTTTGCGCTGATTCTGAGGGTCTCGCCCTAG
- a CDS encoding MarR family transcriptional regulator has translation MPDMERWPTTRLLSTAARLVEISWNEKLKSIGLTHAGVIAMQVLAAKGAITQAALAEVARVKAQTMGTTLARLELHGHITRQRSDSDRRSHVVTLTDAGSAALAEAVKLEQDVLSPVAVDTARLREELRIVVRGLAGLPAPEQEPSEGAADAADAAQS, from the coding sequence ATGCCAGATATGGAGAGATGGCCCACCACCCGATTGCTTTCGACAGCTGCGCGCCTGGTGGAAATCTCGTGGAACGAAAAATTGAAGTCCATCGGCCTTACCCACGCCGGGGTCATAGCCATGCAGGTGCTTGCTGCCAAAGGTGCAATAACGCAGGCAGCATTGGCCGAAGTTGCGCGGGTCAAGGCCCAGACAATGGGTACCACTCTTGCGCGGTTGGAGCTGCACGGGCACATCACGCGCCAGCGCAGCGACTCCGACCGCAGAAGCCACGTGGTGACCCTTACGGATGCCGGCAGTGCAGCGCTTGCCGAAGCGGTAAAGCTTGAGCAGGACGTCCTGTCTCCGGTTGCCGTTGATACTGCACGGTTGCGTGAGGAGCTGAGGATCGTAGTCCGGGGGCTGGCTGGTTTGCCTGCTCCCGAGCAGGAACCCAGCGAAGGCGCAGCTGACGCAGCTGACGCAGCACAGAGCTGA
- the bcp gene encoding thioredoxin-dependent thiol peroxidase translates to MAERLIPGDVAPNFSLLDETGKSVGLADFRGRKTIVYFYPAASTPGCTKEACDFRDTLASLQAAGYEVVGISPDPVKALAKFASEEQLTFPLLSDEDHAVAEAYGAWGEKKNYGKTYMGLIRSTVVVDPEGKVSLAQYNVRATGHVAKLRRDLKLDN, encoded by the coding sequence GTGGCAGAACGACTTATCCCGGGCGACGTCGCCCCGAACTTCTCACTTCTGGATGAAACCGGTAAAAGCGTTGGCTTGGCGGACTTCCGCGGACGCAAAACCATCGTCTATTTCTATCCGGCAGCATCAACCCCCGGCTGCACCAAGGAAGCCTGTGACTTCCGCGACACCCTGGCTTCACTGCAGGCTGCAGGCTATGAGGTTGTTGGCATCTCTCCCGATCCCGTCAAAGCACTGGCGAAGTTTGCATCCGAAGAACAACTGACCTTCCCGCTCCTCTCGGACGAGGACCATGCTGTGGCTGAGGCCTACGGGGCTTGGGGCGAGAAGAAGAACTACGGCAAGACCTACATGGGACTGATCCGGTCCACGGTGGTGGTGGATCCCGAAGGAAAAGTGTCCCTGGCGCAATACAACGTGCGTGCAACCGGGCATGTTGCCAAGCTCCGCAGGGACCTCAAGCTGGACAACTAG